Proteins encoded within one genomic window of Bacteroides sedimenti:
- a CDS encoding T9SS type A sorting domain-containing protein yields MKRRSFIVIMLLFMINIVRGQEFAQIGASWYYSSADQRAAPAEGAYIHFVSVKDSLLKNKIVRKIERTCYHYRGSVSNLEPLFVYSLADTVFLYNPYKEYFDRLYVFNRNIGDTLTLDVPYTDDDYSSLEKKTYRLVIDSIALETYNGKQIKKYRTIGLDGFQYWNGGWFMDYIGGLDWLFPRKNLFPEADGPLRCYNDSNFTFSFSTIPCDYKLSSSLSKIAEEDVVVLLNLASNYLKISAPSDIKQIELFDQQGVLQLKSTMAENNISTLQPGVYLLRIEMKDNNIAYKKIIKR; encoded by the coding sequence ATGAAAAGAAGAAGTTTTATTGTGATCATGCTTCTATTTATGATAAATATAGTGCGCGGGCAGGAATTTGCCCAGATAGGAGCAAGTTGGTATTATAGTAGTGCAGACCAGAGAGCTGCTCCGGCTGAAGGAGCCTATATTCATTTTGTATCAGTGAAGGACTCTTTGCTGAAAAATAAAATTGTAAGAAAGATAGAGAGAACATGTTATCATTACCGTGGTTCGGTTTCAAACCTTGAACCGCTGTTTGTTTATAGCTTGGCAGATACAGTGTTTCTGTATAATCCTTATAAAGAATATTTTGACAGACTGTATGTTTTTAACAGGAACATAGGGGATACCCTGACACTGGATGTTCCTTATACAGATGATGATTATTCATCGCTTGAAAAAAAAACATATAGGCTGGTGATTGATTCTATAGCCCTGGAAACATACAATGGAAAACAAATCAAAAAATACCGGACAATTGGATTGGATGGTTTTCAATATTGGAATGGAGGATGGTTTATGGATTACATTGGTGGACTTGATTGGCTGTTTCCAAGGAAAAACTTATTCCCTGAAGCAGATGGTCCGTTAAGATGTTACAACGATTCTAACTTCACCTTCAGCTTTTCAACTATTCCATGCGATTATAAGTTAAGTAGTTCACTATCGAAAATAGCAGAGGAGGATGTGGTTGTATTGCTCAATTTAGCTAGTAATTATTTGAAGATTAGTGCACCATCAGACATCAAGCAGATTGAACTGTTCGACCAGCAGGGAGTTTTACAACTGAAAAGCACTATGGCAGAAAACAACATTTCAACTTTACAGCCTGGAGTCTACCTTTTGAGAATTGAGATGAAAGATAATAATATCGCCTATAAAAAAATAATCAAAAGATGA
- a CDS encoding TonB-dependent receptor has translation MKRKVKMLVGLTLIGSSSFAQVKDSLRLVKLQEVQVVATRAAAKTPFAFSNVSKEQIRKLNFGQDVPFLLTMTPSVVATSDAGAGVGYTGVRVRGTDASRINITANGVPLNDAESHTLYWVDLPDFASSIEDLQIQRGAGTSTNGAGAFGATINMKTESISPLPYGEVAGTYGTFNTHKETFKVGTGLLKNRWAFDARISNIGSDGYIDRASTNMKSFFAQAGYYGENDILKFIAFGGKEKTYHAWNGISKSQLETNRRYNTCGEIQDDNDNVIGFYKDQNDNYLQYNYQMLYTHIFSKEWNMNVTLHYTDGEGYYEEYKNKRTLKEYGLVPFTIDGTQVKKSNLIRRKMMDNGFGGGVFSLNYATNGLQASLGGAVNRYEGNNFGKVIWVKNYIGSLDPDHEYYRNNAGKTDANIYLKANYELLKGLNVYGDIQYRHINYTINGVNDKWDWTKTPGEMQKLNVDNNYNFFNPKAGLFWQINKKNAAYASFSVAQKEPTRNNFTDAKFNKIPSSEKLFDYEAGYTYNDSRFLAGVNFYYMKYKDQLILTGETNDIGEPLADNVPDSYRMGVEFLLGAKITSWLRWDGNATLSENKIKNYTEYLDNYDADWNPMYSQTAHYVGTTTIAFSPSFIGNSMFTLNYKNWDASLQSSYVGKQYLLNSEQEDCKLDAYFVNNLRLGYTFTLPTLKSVRVGLIVNNLFNEMYESNGWGYSSYVVNKNGSKDRFNDAGYFPQAGTNILVGITLKF, from the coding sequence ATGAAAAGAAAGGTAAAGATGCTTGTCGGTCTCACATTGATCGGCTCTTCGTCTTTTGCGCAGGTAAAGGATAGTCTGCGTTTGGTAAAACTGCAGGAGGTGCAGGTAGTAGCAACACGTGCGGCGGCTAAAACACCGTTTGCTTTTTCGAACGTGAGTAAAGAACAAATCAGAAAACTGAACTTTGGACAAGATGTTCCATTCTTGCTGACAATGACTCCGTCGGTTGTAGCGACTTCAGATGCCGGGGCCGGAGTAGGGTACACTGGTGTAAGAGTGCGGGGGACAGATGCTTCAAGGATTAATATTACTGCTAATGGCGTTCCATTGAATGATGCCGAGTCTCATACATTGTACTGGGTGGATCTACCAGATTTTGCTTCTTCTATTGAAGATCTTCAGATTCAGCGCGGAGCTGGAACTTCTACAAATGGTGCTGGAGCATTTGGTGCGACTATCAACATGAAAACTGAGTCTATATCTCCATTGCCTTACGGAGAAGTAGCAGGCACATATGGCACGTTTAATACACACAAGGAGACATTCAAGGTGGGAACCGGACTGCTAAAGAACCGTTGGGCTTTCGACGCGCGTATCTCTAATATTGGTTCGGACGGATACATCGACCGTGCCTCTACCAATATGAAATCGTTCTTCGCACAAGCGGGATATTACGGAGAAAACGATATCCTGAAATTCATTGCATTCGGTGGAAAGGAGAAAACATATCATGCATGGAACGGGATAAGCAAATCGCAGCTTGAAACAAACAGACGCTATAATACTTGTGGCGAAATTCAAGACGATAACGACAATGTGATTGGTTTCTACAAGGATCAGAACGACAACTATTTGCAGTACAATTATCAGATGCTCTATACACACATCTTTTCGAAGGAGTGGAATATGAACGTTACGCTTCATTATACGGATGGAGAGGGATATTATGAGGAATACAAGAACAAACGTACATTGAAAGAATACGGTTTGGTGCCTTTTACAATTGATGGCACTCAGGTGAAAAAGAGTAATCTAATTCGCCGGAAGATGATGGATAATGGTTTCGGTGGTGGAGTGTTCTCATTGAACTACGCCACCAATGGTCTGCAGGCTTCGTTGGGAGGTGCGGTTAATAGGTATGAAGGCAACAACTTCGGGAAGGTGATCTGGGTAAAGAACTATATAGGTAGTCTGGATCCTGACCATGAATATTACCGTAATAATGCCGGGAAGACTGACGCTAATATTTATCTGAAAGCAAATTACGAACTGCTGAAGGGATTGAATGTTTACGGAGATATACAGTATCGTCATATTAACTATACCATTAATGGAGTGAATGACAAGTGGGACTGGACCAAGACTCCCGGCGAAATGCAAAAGCTGAATGTAGACAACAACTACAACTTCTTTAACCCGAAAGCGGGTCTGTTCTGGCAAATTAACAAAAAAAATGCGGCTTACGCTTCATTCTCTGTGGCTCAGAAAGAACCTACACGCAACAACTTTACCGATGCAAAATTCAATAAGATTCCCTCTTCTGAAAAGCTGTTTGACTACGAAGCCGGATATACTTATAACGATTCTCGCTTCCTGGCTGGAGTTAACTTCTACTACATGAAGTATAAGGATCAGTTGATTTTAACCGGAGAAACAAATGATATCGGTGAGCCGTTGGCAGACAACGTCCCAGATAGTTATCGTATGGGAGTGGAATTCCTGCTAGGAGCAAAGATTACTTCCTGGTTGAGATGGGATGGAAATGCCACATTGAGCGAAAATAAAATTAAAAATTATACTGAATATCTGGATAATTACGATGCGGACTGGAATCCAATGTACAGTCAGACAGCTCATTATGTGGGAACCACAACCATCGCTTTTTCTCCCTCATTCATAGGGAACAGCATGTTTACTTTGAACTATAAAAACTGGGATGCATCATTACAGTCAAGCTATGTTGGTAAACAGTATTTGCTGAATTCGGAACAGGAGGATTGCAAACTGGATGCTTATTTTGTAAATAACCTGCGATTGGGATACACCTTTACCTTGCCAACACTTAAGTCAGTGCGTGTGGGGCTTATCGTAAACAATCTGTTTAATGAGATGTACGAAAGCAACGGTTGGGGATACAGCTCGTATGTGGTAAATAAGAATGGTAGTAAGGATCGTTTCAACGATGCCGGTTATTTTCCTCAGGCTGGAACAAACATTTTAGTTGGAATTACGTTGAAATTCTGA